One genomic segment of Mycoplasmopsis agalactiae PG2 includes these proteins:
- a CDS encoding BspA family leucine-rich repeat surface protein encodes MDVPIAPPTDPGKTEPMHSDELKVLKTNISGLKLEFSPTNNTNKSEVLELLKKQPKLENLTESDFDFKLEQKSLLNREGRITIKANQNSEIIEGQFEIKIEKLKSVAAKEHVYNKDKTEVLEIGYDSKGIIKRFDTKVKKVSAKLPEEVISLYRAFENNENETIENLGKWDTSNIENMSQVFFRAKNFNTDISSWKTDKVEDMSYMFYATEKFNINLDKWNTASVKNMNRMFQEAKMFNGNVSSWKTQNVTNMEHMFEKATAFNQDLSSWNVENVSKMKNMFSGAKEFNKPLFKLINPKVSDMSYMFYGAEKFNDSSVSQWNTTRVTKMNAMFRDAKAFNQNLSNWKTDNVTLMSDMFSGALIFNSDISRWKTSKVTDMRQMFKDAKAFNQNISNWDVKNVTDVSSMFANAFSFKQDLDKWTFNSEEVKYENFKKGAHISKLPNFNNKAK; translated from the coding sequence ATGGATGTTCCAATTGCTCCGCCTACTGATCCTGGAAAAACTGAACCTATGCACAGTGATGAACTTAAAGTTTTAAAAACTAATATTTCTGGTTTAAAGCTTGAATTTAGTCCAACAAATAATACGAATAAAAGTGAAGTTTTAGAACTACTAAAAAAACAACCTAAATTAGAGAATTTGACTGAAAGTGATTTTGACTTCAAATTAGAGCAAAAATCTCTATTAAATAGGGAAGGAAGAATAACCATAAAGGCGAATCAAAACTCTGAAATAATTGAAGGTCAATTTGAAATAAAAATTGAAAAGCTTAAGTCTGTTGCAGCAAAGGAACATGTTTATAACAAGGATAAAACCGAAGTTTTAGAAATTGGTTATGACTCTAAAGGAATCATAAAAAGATTTGACACAAAAGTTAAAAAAGTTTCGGCAAAACTGCCAGAAGAGGTTATTAGTTTATATAGAGCTTTTGAAAACAACGAAAATGAGACTATTGAAAATTTAGGTAAATGAGACACTTCAAATATTGAAAATATGAGTCAAGTGTTTTTTAGAGCCAAAAACTTCAACACAGATATATCAAGCTGGAAGACTGATAAAGTAGAAGACATGAGTTATATGTTTTATGCTACTGAAAAGTTCAATATAAATCTAGATAAATGAAACACTGCAAGTGTTAAAAACATGAATAGAATGTTTCAAGAAGCTAAGATGTTCAATGGCAACGTTTCAAGCTGAAAAACACAAAATGTTACAAATATGGAACATATGTTTGAAAAAGCTACTGCTTTCAATCAAGACTTATCATCATGAAATGTTGAGAATGTGTCGAAAATGAAAAATATGTTTAGTGGTGCCAAGGAATTTAATAAACCATTATTTAAGCTAATTAATCCCAAAGTAAGTGATATGTCATATATGTTTTATGGTGCTGAAAAATTTAATGATTCGTCTGTTTCACAGTGAAATACGACAAGGGTCACTAAGATGAATGCAATGTTCAGAGACGCTAAAGCATTTAATCAAAACTTAAGTAACTGAAAAACTGACAATGTAACATTAATGTCTGATATGTTTTCTGGGGCACTAATTTTCAACAGTGATATAAGCAGGTGAAAAACATCTAAAGTTACAGATATGAGACAAATGTTTAAAGATGCTAAAGCATTTAATCAAAATATATCGAATTGAGATGTTAAAAATGTAACCGATGTGTCAAGCATGTTTGCAAATGCTTTCTCTTTCAAACAAGACTTAGATAAATGAACATTCAACAGTGAAGAAGTTAAATATGAAAACTTTAAAAAGGGAGCACATATTAGTAAACTTCCTAATTTTAATAATAAGGCAAAATAG